CGTTCACCATTGAGAAAGGGGCATAGGGATCTACTGTATAAAGTGTCTCTCCATATCTTTCTATCTTAAAACGATATGCATATCCTGCCAGAGATTTCTCTAACTTTGCTATTCTTAACCCGTTGGGTTGAAGAAAAGTTGGAAGGGTATATACAGGCTTTTTCAAATCGTTCGGCGAAAATACTTCTATGGATATCTCCCCCGGACCAGGAGCCCACAACTTGAAGTGTGTTCCGTTTTCGTCTATTTTGTATCCTAGAGGCTTGGAATAACTATAACGCTCGTCTTCCAGGATACCAACGGGATAAGCGAAAACTTTTTCATTGTTTTTTAGAATGATCTCAATGTTGCTGAAGGGATCGAGCTTCGACTCATTCAATCTCAATTTCCAGTTAACTTCCTGAAAAAGAGGAGTAAAAGCCGCTTCTACGCCGTTAATAAACAGTTTCGCGGGGGGGACGTTTGAATAAAGGATCAGGGTATCAGAGCTTTCCACTGTCGCGAATCCAGTCATATCACACCTCTATAATAAAAGACCGACCCACAGGGTCAGTCAAATAATTTTTTCAATGTTACATCATAAGGTGGTCTGACGACCCCTTTTTCTGTAATTATGCCTGTTATAAGATTCCATGGGGTAACATCGAAAGCAGGATTGTAGCATTTAACATTATTGGGGGCAACCTGCATCCCCTGAACATGGGTTATTTCTTTGTGGCTTCTCTCTTCAATGGGAATCTCTTTTCCTGTTGGAGTCAACAGGTCAATTGTAGATAATGGTGCCGCAACATAAAATGGAATACCGTGTCTCTGAGCCAGAACGGCCACAGAATATGTGCCAATTTTGTTTGCAACATCACCATTTGCAGCTATCCTGTCAGCGCCAACCACAACAGCGTTTATTTTTCCCTGACTCATTACCCAACCGGCCATGTTATCGGAGATGAGAGTAACATCTATTCCATCTTTCATGAGTTCCCATGCTGTGAGCCTTGCACCCTGCAAATAAGGTCGCGTCTCATCTGCGTATACAGAGATCTTTTTTCCTGCTTCTACGGCGGCTCTAATGACTCCAAGGGCAGTACCGTAATCAACCGTGGCCAGTGCGCCTGCATTACAGTGGGTCAGGACAGTATCGCCGTCTCTGAGGAGTTCAGCGCCATATTTACCGATAGCTTTGTTCACCTCAATATCTTCGTGTGCGATAGTCAAAGCCTCTTCTTCGAGAATGTCAATAATATTCTCCGATGAAAGCCGGTTTAAAAATTTTTTGTGCATCCTATCAAGGGCCCAGAAGAGGTTTACCGCAGTGGGACGACTGGAAGCGAGTCTCTCCTTCACACTTTCC
This genomic interval from Kosmotoga pacifica contains the following:
- the mtnA gene encoding S-methyl-5-thioribose-1-phosphate isomerase — its product is MPKLKTMTLEWTGDSVVFVDQRKLPLEEVYVRCTTHEETFAAIKDMIVRGAPAIGASAAFGYVLGAKEFDGNLNSDEGIRYMESVKERLASSRPTAVNLFWALDRMHKKFLNRLSSENIIDILEEEALTIAHEDIEVNKAIGKYGAELLRDGDTVLTHCNAGALATVDYGTALGVIRAAVEAGKKISVYADETRPYLQGARLTAWELMKDGIDVTLISDNMAGWVMSQGKINAVVVGADRIAANGDVANKIGTYSVAVLAQRHGIPFYVAAPLSTIDLLTPTGKEIPIEERSHKEITHVQGMQVAPNNVKCYNPAFDVTPWNLITGIITEKGVVRPPYDVTLKKLFD